One region of Edaphobacter bradus genomic DNA includes:
- a CDS encoding glycosyltransferase family 87 protein has protein sequence MRSPENREGELALSSEAVLLLGIVAGFCWFALLVFSHTATLDFSALYAAGGLIVEGHRRQLFDLATQAEFQRRVLGMPAPLPFLHLAYEALIFAPLALLPFRLALWVWRLMCLAMLVGSCRSLGEVFYARRRDIALLALALFPVALAIVQGQDSVLLLLLFSGALVAVERRKDGLGGALLGCALFKPQLVLPLAVILVLKRGARFAWGLLAACVACVLLSLAITGMRGWHEMVDLMRYAGSAAGEEIGATSWARPNLRGLLDLLGMNAKTTVELAVALSAILLLAVAWRLRNCSDARSLFPPMIALTLIVSLNVNLHDFTLLLIPVMAMLETGTRRAYLCVGACFCMPVLMFMGHLVFFVLLVAVLVVTVTAPLTEERQQRAVNT, from the coding sequence ATGAGGTCGCCGGAAAATCGCGAAGGCGAGTTAGCCCTGTCCTCTGAGGCGGTCCTGCTGCTTGGGATTGTGGCGGGGTTCTGCTGGTTTGCGCTGCTTGTCTTCTCGCACACGGCGACGCTGGACTTTTCGGCGCTGTACGCGGCGGGTGGGCTGATCGTCGAGGGACATCGGCGGCAGCTCTTCGATCTGGCGACGCAGGCTGAGTTTCAGCGCAGAGTTCTTGGCATGCCGGCGCCGCTGCCATTTCTTCACCTTGCTTATGAGGCTTTGATCTTCGCTCCGCTGGCCCTGCTGCCGTTTCGGCTTGCGCTGTGGGTGTGGAGGCTGATGTGCCTTGCAATGCTTGTTGGGTCGTGCCGCTCGCTGGGTGAGGTGTTTTATGCCCGGCGACGGGACATCGCTCTGCTTGCGCTGGCGCTCTTTCCTGTTGCGTTGGCCATTGTGCAGGGACAGGATTCGGTTCTGTTGCTGCTGCTGTTTTCCGGCGCACTTGTGGCGGTGGAGCGCAGGAAGGACGGGCTCGGCGGAGCGCTGCTGGGGTGCGCCTTGTTCAAGCCGCAGCTTGTGCTTCCCCTTGCCGTGATCCTTGTGTTGAAGCGAGGTGCGCGTTTTGCCTGGGGCTTGCTCGCTGCGTGCGTGGCGTGCGTGCTTCTCAGCCTGGCTATCACCGGTATGCGGGGCTGGCATGAGATGGTGGACCTGATGCGTTATGCAGGCTCGGCCGCGGGGGAGGAGATCGGTGCGACATCATGGGCCCGGCCGAATCTGCGTGGGTTGCTTGACCTGTTGGGGATGAACGCGAAGACGACCGTGGAGTTGGCCGTGGCGCTGTCCGCGATTCTTCTGCTGGCGGTGGCTTGGCGGTTACGCAATTGCAGCGATGCTCGCAGCCTGTTTCCGCCGATGATCGCGCTTACCCTGATCGTGAGCCTGAACGTGAACCTGCATGACTTCACGCTGCTGCTGATCCCGGTGATGGCGATGCTGGAGACGGGAACGCGGCGGGCTTATCTTTGCGTGGGAGCGTGCTTCTGTATGCCGGTGCTTATGTTTATGGGGCACCTTGTTTTCTTTGTGCTGCTGGTTGCTGTTCTGGTGGTTACGGTGACGGCGCCGCTGACTGAGGAAAGACAACAACGTGCGGTCAACACTTGA
- a CDS encoding NHL repeat-containing protein has product MRIPALCSALAVSLLLSGCSLNNTATTSTPATGRSIHGNVHGGQQPISGSHVYLFRSDTTAYGNASVSLLNSSAAGAATDSIGTYVTTDANGNFSITGDYTCTAGDQAYLYALGGNPGAGPNSAAGLMAVLGTCPASGNFSGSVPFVSINEVTTVAAAYAFLGFASDPTHVASSGTPLAKTGIANAFATASNLANIATGTAYTTTPGGNGSVPQADINTLANILSACINSTGPSSTACSSLFNYAPSGGNPSTTPTDTAMAAINIAHNPLTNVANLYSLVPPSPPFNPSLTSAPSDFIVSIAFNGGGINGAQHLAIDGSGNIWTTNNTPSLSKFSPLGVALSPAGGYTDSSLNSPTGIAIDTSGNVWAANNGGNTISGFTNSGTFITGASSSSPTLNTPSLLAFDPTGRFWVPTLNGSVTSLVQFSSAGAYNAAYTGGGLNHGSLSPIAFDPAGNAWVGNAGTTGFSVFSSAGVASPSSPISAGGVSSPVGMAFDSSSNLWFLNSDGSFGAITSAGTAVPGSPVNTGSTAGIAMAIDGKSHAWFMTSTTSGSTTTYTLQSYKISSGSITYAGGTTFSFPGAPLDLAFDGSGNIWLLGSNKLIQLIGVTKPVVTPLSYAVANNSLGTRP; this is encoded by the coding sequence TTGCGCATTCCTGCTCTCTGCTCCGCGCTTGCCGTATCTCTTCTGCTTAGTGGTTGTTCGCTCAACAACACCGCGACGACCTCCACCCCTGCCACAGGCCGCAGCATCCACGGCAACGTCCACGGGGGACAGCAGCCCATTTCCGGCTCTCACGTCTACCTGTTCCGGTCCGATACTACCGCCTACGGGAACGCCTCGGTCAGCCTCCTCAACAGCTCTGCCGCCGGAGCCGCAACTGACTCCATCGGCACCTACGTCACCACCGACGCAAACGGCAACTTCAGCATCACTGGCGACTACACCTGCACGGCCGGCGACCAGGCCTACCTGTATGCGCTCGGCGGTAACCCCGGCGCTGGCCCCAACTCCGCCGCCGGACTGATGGCGGTCCTCGGCACCTGCCCCGCTTCAGGCAACTTCTCAGGTTCGGTTCCCTTTGTCTCTATCAACGAAGTCACCACAGTCGCGGCCGCCTATGCGTTTCTCGGATTCGCCAGCGACCCCACTCACGTCGCCAGCTCCGGAACGCCGCTCGCCAAAACCGGAATCGCCAACGCCTTTGCAACCGCCTCGAACCTTGCGAACATCGCCACCGGCACAGCCTACACCACGACGCCCGGAGGCAACGGAAGCGTTCCCCAGGCCGACATCAATACTCTGGCAAACATTCTCTCTGCTTGCATCAACTCCACCGGCCCCTCCAGCACTGCATGCAGCTCACTCTTCAACTACGCTCCCAGCGGTGGCAACCCTTCGACAACGCCGACGGATACAGCGATGGCAGCCATCAATATCGCGCACAACCCGCTGACCAATGTCGCCAATCTCTACAGCCTCGTACCTCCTTCGCCCCCCTTCAATCCCAGCCTCACCTCCGCTCCCAGCGATTTCATCGTTTCGATCGCCTTCAACGGCGGCGGAATCAATGGCGCGCAGCATCTCGCCATCGACGGCTCGGGCAACATCTGGACCACCAACAACACTCCGTCGCTCTCCAAATTCAGCCCGCTTGGCGTCGCACTATCTCCCGCAGGCGGCTACACCGACTCCAGTCTCAATAGCCCGACCGGCATCGCCATTGATACCTCCGGCAACGTCTGGGCCGCCAACAATGGAGGCAACACCATTAGCGGCTTCACCAACTCCGGGACCTTCATTACCGGAGCTTCAAGCTCCAGCCCCACACTCAACACCCCGAGCCTCCTTGCTTTCGACCCCACTGGCCGTTTCTGGGTCCCAACACTGAACGGCTCGGTCACGAGCCTTGTCCAGTTCTCTTCCGCCGGTGCCTACAACGCAGCCTATACAGGAGGCGGCCTTAATCATGGAAGCCTCAGCCCCATCGCCTTTGATCCCGCAGGCAACGCCTGGGTCGGCAACGCGGGCACAACTGGCTTTAGCGTGTTCTCGTCCGCCGGAGTCGCCAGCCCCTCTTCGCCCATTTCCGCGGGTGGAGTCTCCAGCCCGGTCGGTATGGCCTTTGACTCTTCCTCCAACCTTTGGTTCCTCAACTCCGATGGGTCTTTCGGAGCGATTACCAGCGCCGGGACCGCTGTCCCAGGCTCACCGGTCAACACAGGCTCCACTGCCGGAATTGCGATGGCAATCGACGGCAAGAGCCACGCCTGGTTTATGACCAGCACCACCAGCGGTTCCACAACAACCTACACCCTGCAAAGCTACAAGATTTCCAGTGGAAGCATCACATACGCCGGCGGCACTACCTTTTCCTTCCCGGGAGCCCCGCTTGACCTTGCATTTGATGGCTCCGGCAACATTTGGCTCCTCGGTTCGAATAAGCTCATCCAGCTCATCGGCGTGACGAAGCCAGTCGTCACACCGCTCTCTTACGCCGTCGCCAACAACTCCCTCGGCACCCGACCCTGA
- a CDS encoding cytochrome c3 family protein, translated as MAQVFDRSSNALARMSLVLTGLIVIALGVTLDQLQRSPWVTKQGQRPDQPIPFSHKHHVEGLGLQCQYCHTSVEKSSYAGIPPTKTCINCHAQIWTNADYLEPVRQSWATGASIQWIRVHDLPDFVYFNHEIHVNKGIGCASCHGRVDEMPLMYQENTLQMEWCLNCHRNPAANLRPTSEIYNMAWAGPSSDKPVWCGSTGKAGPTAGAVSCTTTDPSKGGPELAALQAGPAAGGAQAVSDAPAAAIAVPASYTKFTNQMDLGKYLTAQYHIRTPNELSSCETCHR; from the coding sequence ATGGCGCAAGTTTTTGACCGCAGTTCGAACGCGCTGGCCAGGATGAGCCTTGTCTTGACGGGCCTGATCGTCATCGCGCTCGGTGTAACGCTGGACCAGTTGCAACGGTCGCCGTGGGTGACCAAGCAGGGCCAGCGGCCGGACCAGCCGATTCCTTTCAGCCACAAGCACCACGTCGAAGGCCTTGGGCTGCAGTGTCAGTACTGTCACACGTCTGTCGAGAAGAGCTCGTATGCGGGCATTCCTCCGACGAAGACCTGTATTAACTGTCACGCGCAGATCTGGACCAACGCCGATTACCTGGAGCCGGTCCGGCAGAGCTGGGCTACGGGCGCGTCGATCCAGTGGATTCGGGTGCACGACCTTCCGGACTTCGTCTACTTCAATCACGAGATTCACGTGAACAAGGGCATCGGCTGCGCCAGCTGCCACGGCAGAGTGGACGAGATGCCGCTGATGTACCAGGAAAACACCTTGCAGATGGAGTGGTGTCTGAACTGCCATCGCAATCCCGCGGCGAACCTGAGGCCGACCTCCGAGATCTACAACATGGCATGGGCTGGTCCTTCGAGCGACAAGCCGGTGTGGTGCGGCTCGACCGGTAAGGCCGGACCGACGGCTGGAGCTGTGAGCTGCACGACGACTGACCCGAGCAAGGGCGGGCCTGAGCTGGCGGCGCTGCAGGCCGGTCCGGCGGCGGGTGGAGCGCAGGCTGTGAGCGATGCTCCCGCAGCGGCGATCGCGGTTCCGGCGAGCTACACGAAGTTCACCAATCAGATGGATCTGGGCAAGTACCTGACGGCGCAGTATCACATCCGCACCCCGAACGAGCTGTCCAGCTGCGAGACGTGCCACCGATGA
- a CDS encoding DUF3536 domain-containing protein produces the protein MAKSRAHAKPQPQPQSERFVCVHGHFYQPPRENPWLETVEVQDSAAPYHDWNDRITAECYAPNGASRITDSDNLIIRIVNNYARMSYNFGPTLLSWLNDNAPRTYRMILDADQVSAERYGGHGSAMAQGYNHIIMPLANERDARTQIRWGIADFKFRFGRKPEGMWLAETAVNRKVLDLLAQEGIKFTILAPHQCARIRPIPAPAPGVASPKMGDTTATPPAVGEIGHISAGTAWIETPDATVDTTRPYLVPLDEGRSIAVYFYDGPGSRAIAFEGLLNSGVDFATRLTSTFTPDGAHRAQLSHVATDGESYGHHHRHGEMALSYAMRHIEENHLARLTNYGQFLAKFPPEWQAEIVEDTSWSCFHGVERWRSDCGCNSGKPGWNQQWRAPLRQALDTLRDAVTPLAEKLSAELFRDLWAARDAYIQVILDRSQPSVDRFFTTHQRHELSQEERITALELMELERHTQLMYTSCGWFFDEISGIETAQVIAYAGRVLQLAERLFGEPGADLEDQFLAILSEGKSNISEIGDGAEVYRRYVTGMKIGLDQVGAHYAISSIFRPYPEDGEIFCFDVHRESHEVFSSGRGRVALGRARIRSRVTEEEEEISFAVLHLGDQNLSAAVRRFNPAAEQELAAFATFSADVRSATRRANLPEVIRLIDRFFGPRRATDHDNGLHGTTGYSLTSLFTDEQHRIVQIILNQTLAETEDSLRKIYEDHASLLDFLTETGMTPPPALAIAANYAINSSLRHALDAEPFNADLIADLVARAEHNQIELNAQQFSYIGGQRMKRAMIRLEAAASGDNTMSSALDEAVVIATTLRALPFEVNFWQAQNIWNDLLRRGGANYWTDEWKEGFKKLGEAMSIKVDQLVTEQGVRTF, from the coding sequence ATGGCTAAGTCCCGAGCCCACGCGAAGCCCCAGCCGCAACCGCAGTCCGAGCGCTTCGTCTGTGTCCACGGCCACTTCTACCAGCCGCCCCGCGAGAACCCCTGGCTCGAGACCGTCGAGGTGCAGGACTCCGCCGCGCCCTATCACGACTGGAACGACCGCATCACCGCCGAGTGCTACGCCCCCAACGGGGCCTCGCGCATTACTGACAGCGACAACCTCATCATCCGCATCGTCAACAACTACGCGCGGATGAGCTACAACTTCGGCCCCACGCTGCTGAGCTGGCTCAACGACAACGCCCCCCGCACCTACCGGATGATCCTCGACGCCGACCAGGTCTCCGCAGAGCGATACGGAGGACACGGCTCTGCCATGGCGCAGGGCTACAACCACATCATCATGCCGCTGGCCAATGAGCGCGACGCACGCACGCAGATCCGCTGGGGCATCGCCGACTTCAAGTTCCGCTTTGGCCGCAAGCCCGAGGGCATGTGGCTGGCCGAGACCGCCGTCAACCGCAAGGTTCTCGACCTCCTCGCGCAGGAGGGAATCAAGTTCACCATCCTCGCTCCGCACCAGTGCGCGCGCATCCGGCCCATCCCCGCGCCTGCCCCGGGAGTCGCATCGCCGAAGATGGGAGACACAACCGCAACTCCGCCCGCCGTCGGCGAGATCGGCCACATCTCCGCCGGAACCGCCTGGATCGAAACCCCTGACGCCACCGTCGACACCACGCGCCCCTACCTCGTCCCGCTCGACGAAGGCCGCAGCATCGCCGTCTACTTCTACGATGGCCCCGGCTCCCGCGCCATCGCCTTCGAGGGCCTGCTCAACTCGGGCGTGGATTTCGCCACGCGCCTCACCTCCACCTTCACTCCGGACGGAGCTCACCGCGCCCAGCTCTCGCACGTCGCAACCGACGGCGAAAGCTACGGCCACCACCACCGGCACGGCGAGATGGCGCTCTCTTACGCCATGCGCCACATCGAGGAGAACCACCTCGCGCGGCTCACCAACTACGGCCAGTTCCTCGCGAAGTTCCCCCCCGAGTGGCAGGCCGAAATCGTCGAGGACACCTCGTGGAGCTGCTTCCACGGCGTTGAGCGCTGGCGCTCCGACTGCGGCTGCAACAGCGGCAAGCCCGGCTGGAACCAGCAGTGGCGCGCCCCGCTCCGCCAGGCCCTTGACACGCTCCGCGACGCGGTCACGCCGCTCGCCGAAAAGCTCTCCGCCGAGCTCTTCCGGGACCTCTGGGCTGCACGCGACGCCTACATCCAGGTCATCCTCGACCGCTCCCAGCCCAGTGTCGACAGATTCTTCACCACGCACCAGCGCCACGAGCTCTCGCAGGAAGAGCGCATCACCGCGCTCGAACTCATGGAGCTCGAACGCCACACCCAGCTCATGTACACCTCCTGCGGCTGGTTCTTCGACGAGATCTCCGGCATCGAGACCGCACAGGTCATCGCCTACGCCGGCCGCGTCCTCCAGCTCGCCGAGCGTCTCTTCGGCGAACCCGGAGCCGACCTCGAGGACCAGTTCCTCGCCATCCTCTCCGAGGGCAAGAGCAACATCTCCGAGATCGGCGACGGCGCCGAAGTCTACCGCCGCTACGTCACAGGAATGAAGATCGGCCTCGATCAGGTCGGCGCGCACTACGCCATCAGCTCCATCTTCCGGCCCTACCCTGAAGACGGCGAGATCTTCTGCTTCGATGTCCACCGCGAGAGCCACGAGGTCTTCAGCTCCGGCCGCGGACGCGTCGCCCTCGGCCGCGCACGCATCCGTTCGCGCGTCACCGAGGAAGAAGAGGAGATCAGCTTCGCCGTCCTTCACCTCGGCGACCAGAACCTCTCCGCCGCCGTCCGCCGTTTCAACCCCGCCGCCGAGCAGGAGCTCGCCGCCTTCGCCACCTTCTCGGCCGACGTCCGCTCCGCCACCCGCCGCGCGAACCTCCCCGAGGTCATCCGCCTCATCGACCGCTTCTTCGGCCCGCGCCGGGCCACGGACCACGACAACGGCCTCCACGGAACCACCGGCTACTCGCTCACCTCGCTCTTCACCGACGAGCAGCACCGCATCGTCCAGATCATCCTCAACCAGACCCTCGCCGAGACCGAGGACTCACTGCGCAAGATCTACGAGGACCACGCCTCGCTGCTCGACTTCCTCACCGAGACCGGCATGACGCCGCCGCCCGCGCTCGCCATCGCGGCCAACTACGCCATTAATTCCAGCCTGCGCCACGCCCTCGACGCCGAGCCCTTCAACGCCGATCTCATCGCTGATCTGGTCGCCCGCGCTGAGCACAACCAGATCGAGCTCAACGCGCAGCAGTTCAGCTACATCGGCGGCCAGCGCATGAAGCGCGCGATGATTCGGCTTGAGGCCGCGGCCTCCGGGGACAACACAATGAGCAGCGCGCTCGACGAGGCCGTCGTCATCGCCACCACGCTGCGAGCGTTGCCCTTCGAGGTCAACTTCTGGCAGGCCCAGAACATCTGGAACGACCTTCTCCGCCGCGGCGGAGCCAACTACTGGACCGACGAATGGAAAGAGGGCTTCAAGAAACTGGGCGAAGCAATGAGCATCAAGGTCGACCAGCTCGTCACCGAACAGGGCGTCCGCACGTTCTGA
- a CDS encoding TAT-variant-translocated molybdopterin oxidoreductase, translated as MKTTGMNTTGIGTEQTMAETPAKMEAQVVTEIAPAKARMTLAEVQEKLNGKTGRRFWKSLDDLAETPAFQEMMQQEFPRQSTEWVDAVSRRGFLKVMGASMALAGLAGCTKQPDEPIYPYVKQPEDLVLGKPMHFATAHPFPTGAIPVLVKSDSFRPIKVDGNPEHPVSKGKSDAFTQATLLDLYDPDRSPAVRNRGERSSWADFQNTFATAVKKTGNGQGVYFLSETITSPTAAAQWKQVQAKFPQAKLVQWEPVNQDSSRTASKLAFGGYTDARYKLEEADVILSLDADFLGGIAHPGFLPLAAAYAERHRYEEDKTMNRLYVVETMPTVTGFRAEHRLALKPSQLAQFADALVFGTAPQGLTADQQKFFNALLADLKKNPGRAVVIPGEQAPASVHAAAYALNTLIGAVGKTVVYTETVNPLPTEQGADLKALVADMNAGKVQWLVILGVNPIYSAPGDLGFESAFDKVPVTVHLGSHVDETGAIATWHVNKAHYLESWSDARAYDGTITIIQPMIDPLYGGKTVHDVFQSLLDNPQASAYDAVMANAKTYIKGDFAAGWRKALHDGWVADTAFTAKAGVPARVTSLPASVPSSASGYEVSFRPDPSLYDGRYSNVGWLQELPKQVTNLSWDNAALMSMGTMADLKVEETELVELNLDGRKVVAPVLMVPGHPDGAITVHLGFGRREAGRVGSGVGFDAYKLRTSGALLSAAGVTATKVSGTYDLCVTKVHNVEHRGAFAQHDLEKPLSDTEGTYSLAGHEAMERSIIRYATVEEAKKNPKFAEDGASGTLVNKVGYGPQGEAPKHDESFFPDAWSYKKTDPSTLKVQNAWGMSIDMNSCVGCNACIVSCYAENNIPVVGREQVKVGRNMQWLRIDTYFEGDLHAPKAHFQPMACQHCENAGCEQVCPVGATVHTPEGLNSMVYNRCVGTRYCSNNCPYKVRRFNFLLYSDFDTESLKFMRNPDVTVRSRGVMEKCTYCVQRIEAAKITADKENREVRDGEIVTACQQACPTDAIVFGNINDKGSKVSKRKETERDYQVLTDLNYRPRTTYTAGVINPNPELA; from the coding sequence ATGAAGACGACCGGAATGAATACGACTGGGATTGGAACAGAGCAGACGATGGCCGAGACACCCGCAAAGATGGAAGCTCAGGTCGTGACCGAGATTGCCCCGGCGAAGGCGAGGATGACCCTCGCCGAGGTCCAGGAAAAGCTGAACGGCAAGACAGGTCGGCGGTTCTGGAAGAGTCTGGATGATTTGGCTGAGACTCCCGCTTTCCAGGAGATGATGCAGCAGGAGTTCCCGCGGCAGTCGACCGAGTGGGTCGACGCGGTGAGCCGGCGCGGCTTCCTGAAGGTGATGGGCGCGTCGATGGCTCTGGCCGGACTTGCCGGTTGCACCAAGCAGCCCGACGAGCCGATCTATCCCTATGTGAAGCAGCCGGAGGACTTGGTCCTCGGCAAGCCGATGCACTTCGCGACGGCGCACCCGTTCCCGACGGGCGCGATTCCGGTGCTGGTAAAGTCGGACTCGTTCCGTCCGATCAAGGTGGACGGCAACCCGGAGCACCCGGTCTCGAAGGGCAAGTCGGACGCCTTCACGCAGGCCACGCTGCTTGATCTGTACGATCCGGATCGCTCGCCCGCTGTGCGGAATCGTGGGGAGCGCTCGAGCTGGGCAGACTTCCAGAACACCTTTGCCACTGCCGTGAAGAAGACCGGCAATGGGCAGGGCGTGTACTTCCTGAGCGAGACCATTACCTCTCCCACGGCAGCCGCACAGTGGAAGCAGGTGCAGGCTAAGTTCCCGCAGGCGAAGCTGGTGCAGTGGGAGCCGGTAAACCAGGACTCTTCGCGTACGGCCTCCAAGTTGGCCTTCGGCGGCTACACCGACGCGCGGTACAAGCTTGAGGAAGCTGATGTGATCCTCTCGCTCGACGCAGATTTCCTCGGCGGCATCGCGCATCCGGGCTTCCTGCCCCTGGCTGCGGCTTACGCTGAGCGGCATCGCTACGAAGAAGACAAGACGATGAACCGGCTGTACGTCGTCGAGACGATGCCGACGGTCACGGGTTTCCGCGCCGAGCACAGGCTGGCGTTGAAACCAAGCCAGTTAGCGCAGTTTGCCGATGCCCTGGTCTTCGGGACAGCTCCGCAGGGCCTGACAGCGGACCAGCAGAAGTTCTTCAATGCGCTGCTTGCGGACCTCAAGAAGAATCCGGGCCGAGCTGTTGTGATTCCGGGTGAGCAGGCTCCGGCTTCGGTGCACGCCGCGGCTTATGCGCTGAACACACTGATCGGCGCAGTGGGCAAGACGGTCGTCTACACCGAGACGGTGAATCCGCTGCCGACCGAGCAGGGTGCCGACCTGAAGGCCCTGGTGGCCGACATGAACGCGGGCAAGGTGCAGTGGCTTGTGATTCTGGGCGTCAACCCGATCTACTCGGCGCCGGGGGACCTCGGCTTTGAGAGCGCATTCGACAAGGTTCCGGTGACAGTGCATCTCGGCTCGCACGTGGATGAGACGGGCGCGATCGCGACGTGGCACGTCAATAAGGCGCACTACCTCGAGAGCTGGTCGGATGCGCGTGCCTACGACGGCACGATCACGATCATCCAGCCGATGATCGATCCGCTGTATGGCGGCAAGACTGTGCATGACGTCTTCCAGTCGCTTCTGGACAACCCGCAGGCCTCGGCCTACGACGCGGTGATGGCCAACGCGAAGACCTACATCAAGGGCGACTTTGCCGCAGGCTGGCGCAAGGCGCTGCACGATGGCTGGGTTGCGGACACGGCATTTACGGCGAAGGCTGGAGTTCCGGCGAGGGTCACTTCACTGCCGGCCAGCGTGCCTTCCTCGGCGAGCGGCTATGAGGTCTCGTTCCGCCCTGACCCGTCGCTGTATGACGGGCGTTACTCCAACGTCGGCTGGCTGCAGGAGCTTCCCAAGCAGGTCACGAACCTGAGCTGGGACAACGCTGCGCTGATGAGCATGGGCACGATGGCAGACCTGAAGGTCGAGGAGACCGAGCTGGTTGAGCTGAACCTCGACGGCCGCAAGGTCGTGGCTCCGGTCTTGATGGTTCCGGGTCATCCTGACGGCGCGATTACTGTGCATCTCGGCTTTGGCCGTCGCGAGGCGGGCCGTGTGGGCTCGGGCGTCGGCTTCGATGCCTACAAGCTGCGCACCTCGGGCGCGCTGCTCTCGGCTGCGGGAGTGACGGCGACGAAGGTCTCGGGCACCTACGACCTCTGCGTCACCAAGGTCCACAACGTCGAGCATCGTGGCGCATTCGCACAGCACGATCTCGAAAAGCCGCTCTCTGACACGGAAGGGACCTACTCGCTGGCCGGACATGAGGCAATGGAGCGGTCGATCATCCGCTACGCCACGGTCGAAGAGGCGAAGAAGAACCCGAAGTTCGCCGAGGACGGCGCCAGCGGCACGCTGGTCAACAAGGTTGGCTACGGTCCGCAGGGCGAGGCTCCGAAGCACGACGAGAGCTTCTTCCCTGACGCATGGAGCTACAAGAAGACCGATCCTTCGACCCTGAAGGTACAGAACGCGTGGGGTATGTCGATCGATATGAACTCCTGCGTCGGCTGCAACGCCTGCATCGTAAGCTGCTACGCGGAGAACAACATCCCCGTCGTCGGGCGCGAGCAGGTGAAGGTTGGCCGCAACATGCAGTGGCTGCGCATCGACACCTACTTCGAGGGCGATCTGCATGCTCCGAAGGCGCACTTCCAGCCAATGGCCTGTCAGCACTGCGAGAACGCGGGCTGCGAGCAGGTCTGCCCGGTGGGTGCGACGGTGCATACGCCGGAGGGCCTGAACTCGATGGTCTACAACCGCTGCGTGGGCACGAGGTACTGCTCGAACAACTGCCCGTACAAGGTCCGCAGGTTCAACTTCCTGCTGTACTCGGACTTCGACACCGAGAGCCTCAAGTTCATGCGCAACCCCGACGTCACGGTCCGCTCGCGCGGCGTGATGGAGAAGTGCACCTACTGCGTGCAGCGCATCGAAGCGGCCAAGATCACCGCCGACAAGGAGAACCGCGAGGTTCGCGACGGCGAGATCGTGACGGCGTGCCAGCAGGCCTGCCCGACCGACGCCATCGTCTTCGGCAACATCAACGACAAGGGCAGCAAGGTATCGAAGCGCAAGGAGACCGAGCGCGACTACCAGGTGCTGACCGACCTGAACTATCGTCCACGCACAACCTACACGGCTGGCGTCATCAACCCGAACCCGGAGCTGGCATAA
- a CDS encoding ribosomal maturation YjgA family protein, which yields MPWFFSKYLGSFLWAVALYWFIAALLPTLFPKALAAISTASALAVEFSRLVPQSTIDAFRLTLAGRLILGRFFSFKDIATYLLAIALSTLLDLRLHPGRRRPGESPGDTSGGKPLALQ from the coding sequence CTGCCGTGGTTCTTCTCGAAGTATCTCGGCTCCTTCCTCTGGGCGGTCGCGCTCTACTGGTTCATCGCAGCACTCTTACCAACGCTCTTTCCGAAAGCACTCGCGGCCATCTCAACCGCAAGCGCACTTGCCGTCGAATTCTCCCGCCTCGTGCCCCAGTCCACCATCGACGCCTTCCGACTTACCCTCGCCGGTCGACTCATCCTCGGCCGCTTCTTCTCCTTCAAAGACATCGCCACCTACCTGCTCGCCATCGCTCTCAGCACTCTCCTCGATCTCCGTCTCCATCCCGGCCGCCGGCGTCCCGGGGAAAGCCCCGGAGACACCTCCGGAGGCAAACCGTTGGCGCTGCAATGA
- a CDS encoding DNA-3-methyladenine glycosylase family protein, whose protein sequence is MPRPIARPRAPQYDAALALTELSAADPKLGKLIQRAGPFTMRLSSTLSPFEALVESIIYQQLHGKAAATIHRRLVESFHPTHGKGHFDAQHLLDAPNEQLRAAGLSHNKSLALRDLAAKTLDGTVPTLARIRRMSDEDIIEHLTQVRGIGRWTVEMLLIFRLGRPDIFPVADYGVRKGFALTFLSLKPTQKVTPDLLPKPDVMHKRARRWEPWRSVASWYLWRACDLANGKYKQPE, encoded by the coding sequence ATGCCTCGTCCCATCGCCCGCCCGCGCGCCCCGCAGTACGATGCCGCCCTCGCACTCACCGAACTCTCCGCCGCCGACCCAAAACTCGGTAAGCTCATCCAGCGCGCCGGCCCTTTCACCATGCGGCTTTCGAGCACACTCTCGCCCTTTGAGGCGCTGGTCGAGTCCATCATCTATCAGCAGCTCCACGGCAAGGCCGCCGCCACCATCCATCGCCGCCTCGTTGAGAGCTTCCACCCCACTCACGGCAAGGGGCACTTCGACGCGCAGCATCTTCTCGACGCTCCCAACGAGCAGCTCCGCGCCGCCGGACTCTCGCACAACAAGAGCCTCGCGCTCCGCGATCTCGCCGCCAAGACCCTCGACGGAACGGTGCCCACACTCGCGCGCATCCGCCGCATGTCCGACGAGGACATCATCGAGCACCTCACCCAGGTGCGCGGCATCGGCCGCTGGACCGTTGAGATGCTGCTCATCTTCCGCCTCGGCCGCCCCGACATCTTTCCCGTCGCCGACTACGGCGTCCGCAAAGGCTTCGCGCTCACCTTCCTCAGCCTCAAGCCCACCCAGAAGGTCACACCCGATCTTCTTCCCAAACCCGACGTGATGCACAAGCGAGCAAGACGCTGGGAGCCCTGGCGCTCCGTCGCAAGCTGGTACCTCTGGCGAGCCTGCGACCTCGCCAACGGCAAATATAAACAACCGGAGTGA